A single Cyclopterus lumpus isolate fCycLum1 chromosome 3, fCycLum1.pri, whole genome shotgun sequence DNA region contains:
- the ppfibp2a gene encoding liprin-beta-2 isoform X4, giving the protein MKEELLHRTSLENQKLNLLGEVSYLKLKLADMEGKQGHGAERQHKAETVVNFISELQEQMCRFQKEINSKIQEKKALELEMPADSSSPVVRPTESTKGVGSNPWPSCGRTSEEVPEGPDGNTHSLEEGSSDADQQDDCGETGLLKELRILKDKVEHLEDQKLQYEKKLKATKAEISGLQQLLLSKNVEIESLHTQLLARPSLFPESPERDQELQRLRSGMKSLVAANDEKDRRIEELTLLLNQCKQFREVTHTARRAPPAVRSLSNGRTVSSSSEEEENVLMKNTDSASAKSVDVKSEVSTSSSSSQQTSTSSTQKDSDYRTDPKTSSSCINGLTNGPLQKSGLDDPRSQMLPVNSSLSEQNVSGDSSSEIQSHKSLDGSEDGDSSQRKFEKVDDSTSGNNSPVHSGANTQPDQRAVGSSEYMKNNRSFKRLWGKLRRTQSGGLQAVDPDVSHFRRGGLRATAGPRLTRTPESYDSTRDMNVPFSQWTKEQVCGWLEDYGLGQYVNLTRQWVENGQTLLSATPQDFEKEMGMKNPLHRKKLQLALKAFTTKVIEKSADLDYIWVTRWLDDIGLPQYKDHFHEARVDGRMIQYITVNDLLTLKVTSQLHHLSIKCAIHVLHANKFNPNCLRRRPGEEKQPSPSEVVQWSNHRVMEWLRAVDLAEYAPNLRGSGVHGGLIILEPRFSAETLALLLNIPPQKTLLRRHLATAFSTLVGHQATQEKREYGNATGHMPLTTTAKVKPKKLGFTQFSHLRKRKPDESADYICPIDSGALTVNGVSRVPSAALRGLGPALDRQAVKQEQVGIKAQTNGPKQ; this is encoded by the exons ATGAAAGAG GAGCTCCTGCATAGGACGTCACTGGAGAACCAGAAGCTGAATCTTTTGGGGGAGGTGTCCTACCTGAAACTAAAGCTAGCAGACATGGAGGGGAAGCAGGGCCATGGGGCTGAAAGGCAACACAAAGCAGAG ACTGTTGTAAATTTCATTAGTGAGCTGCAGGAGCAGATGTGTAGGTTTCAGAAGGAGATCAATAGCAAGATACAGGAGAAAAAGGCCTTGGAGTTGGAGATGCCAGCTGACAGCAGCTCTCCAGTGGTGCGCCCCACTGAGTCCACCAAGGGCGTGGGCTCAAACCCCTGGCCGTCCTGTGGCAGAACCTCAGAGGAGGTTCCAGAAGGGCCCgatgggaacacacacagccTGGAAGAGGGTAGCTCAGATGCAGATCAGCAGGACGACTGTGGAGAAACT GGCTTACTTAAAGAGCTCAGGATTCTCAAGGACAAAGTGGAACACCTGGAGGACCAAAAGTTACAGTACGAGAAAAAGCTCAAAGCAACAAAG GCAGAGATCAGCGGCCTTCAGCAGCTTCTGCTCAGTAAGAACGTGGAGATCGAGAGCttgcacacacagctgctggccAGACCCTCTCTTTTCCCCGAGAGCCCGGAGAGAG atCAGGAGCTGCAGAGGCTTCGGAGTGGAATGAAATCACTAGTAGCTGCCAATGATGAAAAG GACCGACGAATTGAAGAGCTCACTTTGCTCCTGAATCAGTGCAAGCAATTCAGAGAGGTCACTCACACAGCAAGGCGAG CTCCACCTGCTGTTCGTTCATTGTCAAATGGCAGGACTGTGTCAAGCAgcagtgaggaagaagagaatgTGCTGATGAAGAATACTGACTCGGCCAGTGCAAAATCTGTGGATGTCAAGTCTGAA GTTTCCACAAGCAGCTCTTCATCCCAACAAACATCTACTTCATCGACCCAAAAGGACAGTGATTACAG AACAGATCCGAAGACTTCATCAAGCTGCATAAATGGCCTAACAAATGGACCTTTACAAAAG AGTGGTCTGGATGACCCTAGAAGTCAGATGCTGCCTGTGAATTCCTCTCTGTCAGAGCAGAATGTGAGTGGAGACAGCAGCAGTGAAATCCAGAGTCATAAGTCTCTAGATGGGAGCGAAGATGGAGACTCCAGCCAAA GAAAATTTGAGAAAGTTGATGACAGCACTTCAGGCAATAATTCCCCCGTTCATTCTGGAGCAAACACACAGCCCGACCAACGAGCTGTGGGCTCATCAGAATACATGAAGAATAACAGGAGCTTCAAGAGACTCTGGGGAAA ACTTCGAAGAACCCAGTCTGGAGGGCTACAGGCAGTAGATCCAGATGTCAGTCACTTTAGAAGAGGGGGACTACGTGCAACAGCAGGACCCAGACTGACCAGGACCCCCGAATCTTATGACTCTACACG tgaTATGAACGTCCCATTTAGCCAGTGGACCAAAGAGCAGGTGTGTGGCTGGCTAGAGGACTATGGACTGGGCCAGTATGTCAATCTCACGAGGCAGTGGGTTGAAAATGGACAGACGCTGCTGTCTGCCACACCTCAGGACTTTGAGAAG GAAATGGGTATGAAGAATCCACTGCACAGGAAGAAGCTGCAGCTCGCTCTAAAGGCATTCACCACTAAAGTTATAGAGAAATCGGCAGACTTGGACTACATCTGGGTCACCC GTTGGTTGGATGATATTGGTTTGCCTCAGTATAAAGACCACTTCCATGAGGCCCGAGTGGATGGTCGAATGATACAATACATCACAGTG AATGACCTCTTGACTCTGAAAGTCACCAGTCAGCTTCATCATCTCAGTATTAAATGTGCCATCCATGTCCTTCATGCCAACAAGTTCAACCCCAACTGTCTTCGACGTAGGCCAGGGGAAGAG AAACAGCCCTCTCCCTCAGAGGTGGTGCAGTGGTCTAATCACCGGGTTatggagtggctgagggcagtgGATCTAGCTGAGTACGCTCCTAATCTACGCGGCAGTGGCGTTCACGGTGGGCTGATT ATCCTGGAGCCTCGCTTCAGCGCAGAGACTTTGGCGCTGCTGTTAAATATTCCTCCACAAAAGACTTTGCTCCGCCGCCACCTCGCCACTGCCTTTTCTACCCTGGTGGGACATCAGGCCACGCAGGAGAAGCGAGAGTATGGCAATGCCACAGGCCATATGCCGCTGACTACCACCGCTAAAGTAAAG cCAAAGAAGCTGGGCTTCACCCAATTCAGTCATCTCAGAAAGAGGAAACCTGATGAATCTGCAGACTATATCTGTCCAATAGACAGTGGAGCTCTGACAGTGAATGGGGTTTCTCGCGTGCCCTCTGCAGCGCTCAGGGGCCTCGGCCCCGCCTTGGACAGACAGGCTGTGAAGCAGGAGCAGGTGGGGATAAAAGCTCAAACTAATGGCCCAAAACAATAA